The following DNA comes from Anopheles arabiensis isolate DONGOLA chromosome 3, AaraD3, whole genome shotgun sequence.
CGCAACCCAAAGTACCCAAGGGAATAGTGTTGGGGGAGGTTAGAATTGCAACTCTCCGGTCTATCTATGCCGCGGCCGgccacctgctgctgctggctcgaTCATTACACATTGTGCCACGGTTCGGTGCATGAAGCTTTCCCCCACAGGGCACTACCCCCTTGTTGTTAGGTGGCTGAAGTTCGTGGTCCTCCTGTCCGTTAGTCACAGAAGTCACCGATCGTTTCGATGTGTGGCAGAGGGCCTAgttttgaatacattttcgCACGAAACGCGGTTTGgaataaaaatgaagcaaaacaaagacgCCACAGAATGCCGTTAATTAATGAGCGaaaagacgaagaaaaaacGGAACTTGCTGACTGACGATGATGGGCCAAACTGTATTGCGTTTTATGTTACAGTACTGTACATTCTGTGTGGTAAACCGTGCGGTGGATGTATCAATTTAACAATTGCAGATAGTTTATCGTTTGCACACACGCTTGTGTTTTTTGACTTTCTTGCATTCCCCCCCTTACGGAGGAATGGTGCAagaattttgtcatttttgtaGCTGTTGTTGCATTGTTATTAGCTTGTTAACTACAACTATACCGCGCCGCCGACTTCGTGTAGATCGCGGGTATCGTCACGCAAGGGTAAATTTGGGTTACGCGAGGCGAAAGTGAATTCGCAATGATGCCGTTGGTTGTTGCACCATGTTTTactgtgttcgtgtgtgtttgtttcaggGTGGAACTATTTTTAGGGTGTGCAAAAATGAATGTGTGCACCACTTTTTATCATTAGCTTTCAGGTTTCTTCAAACTATGCTGTTAATGATATTCAAACATGCAGCAGGtcttgatgtgtttttttcgatttcaaacttttcttttcaaatgGACTTATATTCACAACAGGAATGATGTTTTTTCTACATTTCATTACATTTAAGTCATATTCCATTCTCTGCATCATTCTCTGTGCAAAAGGGTTCTCAGCGTTTGCTCTAAAGCTTAACGTCTTTGTATTTGCTctcctttccttttctcttcTCGGCTTAAACATATTACTGCATCACTTCCGAAACCTACTAATCTTCGCGTGCTCAACTCTATCAACCGTCAACTCTTGACtcgtctatgtgtgtgtgtgtgtgcctcttACTCAATTTCGACGATCGTTTATCCCGTTTAACAAAACTGATGGGAATAATAACGATGCTTATGCTCTTACCAAACTCTGGGGCTAACggaaacatacaaaacacatttcacacacacgctcttcttcatcttctgtCACAACACTGTGCACCTCGTCTGGTGGTGTGGTAAAATGGTGTAAACAACTCACTTACGACATtgcaaattgttgcaaattgttTCGCAAACGACGCGGCGCCGTGTGAAACGACAATGATGgccacaataaaaaacaattcatCACTATAAATTGCGCtccaaaattgattttttttttaccaaaacgCGCTTccacaacaaccacaccaAACCACTCTTCACCAACGATCACCCACCTATCCAAAACTACCCACTACATCACATAAACCAGGCGGAAGTTCACGTAAGTTGGTGGTAAAACGTACAACAAAACTCAGAGGAATGGGGGAGATACTCTGGATTGaataattttcctttccgATTTTAATTTGGTTGGTTCAtggaaatagaaacaaaaaaaacatgtttttggcTAGTtggtttttcatttctttataTTGGCAAGATTTGCTTTACTTTTCACTGTCGAATTGGAATGCAGTTGTAGTTGATCACTTTTCCCTCACCTTACTTTTTGTTACTGGTATCCCGAGTAGtttatataattattttaaaacagtttATTCATACACGAATTACATCCATCATCGTCTGAGTTGCATTTCTATCCATTACATTCATCCATTATCAAAGTAAGAGTTGATAAGATACACACGGCCAACACGTTTGTCTTGTATGTCATTACATCCACAATATCCCGAACACTGCCAACtttattgcaaaataaaacgctACAATGTTCAGACATTTTTACTCTCTCAAAATCAAATCTATCACTACTGCTGCATGACTGCTTGGCCCTGGGCCGATCTGATCGTTGGTTGTTTGTCTACCTAACCATCTTTCGTGTAGTTTTGAAAGCCCTAGGCCTCTCGCGATACCTTTGCCTGACTGAATGTGTTTCATTGTTGCCTATCCACAAAGCGAGTCACAACAGTTCAGTTTATATTGTATTGTTTGTCATATGTTTTGTACGTACTGTGATATCTGTCCTTCTTCTGTCTATTCCTGTGTATTTACTATCGATGTTACTCTGCTACTAATGTCTCTAACCTCAATCTGCAAAGGCCCGCTCTCATGCCATGTTTTgggatgtttgttttggtttggtttaaCGCAGCTGTAGCGCGTCACAGACATCAATAGTTGGAGCCATTGTCCAACATGTAGGGTTTCTAAGTGTTTGTCTGAGTTCAAAAAAGCAgatgcattgtgtgtgtgtgtgtgcattgtcCTGTTGAGACAATTTCTTTGGCCTGTCACCATTTATAAACTCTGTACAAAGTTGTGCTCACTCGCTGTCGTCCTCTGTTACATTCGTCTTTGTTATTTAGTGTATCTGTCCGTCCGTCTGGTCATTGTCTTTCCATCTCTCTGTAGTTTATTTCTCTCGGTAGTGTCTATCCTGTGCTGTGTTCTGTACTTTCCAGCATTTACCCGATGGGTCTCTTCTCACTGCTCTAACGTGATGATGTGAACCATCGTTACCACCATCTGTCTGTCACTCACCTTATACTGCTTTATCCTTCTGTCTTTTCGCTGTTGGTTCGCTCACGCAACTATTACACACCTTCTTGTTTGATCTTTCTTCCACACTTTCTTAGGTATTTTCTAAGCTCTATCCATGTGCCGAAACACCTTCTTCTTAGTGGTTATGTCACCAAATATTCTATGTCGAATAAGGAAATCGTTTTATCCTTATGATTAGTAGTAGTGTAATCCGTTAAAGTCGTTATTGTTTTGCGTTCTTCCAATCCTCTGTTTGTGCCTTCCTCTTGTGACACAACACTCAACCTAACCGTTTttcctgttgttttttttcttccataaaCGTGTACCGTTTGCAGGTGGCGACCAAAATCATGAAACAGATGATAGAACAATTCACTGCCTGTGATCTGTTCGGGCGCGTCAACTACGAGTATTATGCACGAGTGACCGGGCGTGTCCTGCGCGTCCAAGACGAATGGATATGCTCGTTCCGCTATCCACCACCGCCCCGGGGCAAAACGGCACAACAGCACTATGCATGTAAGTATTGTTGGCCACGACCGTGACGCTACATACAATCGAGTGGTTCTCGGATTGGCCCGGCCGGGTTGTCGGGTTGTGCGATCTCCTCGGACCGGCCGATCCGAATGCCGTTGTGCGGATTTTTGAAACGGAATGTGTGCGAGTGTTTTTGCATGTGTGAAATAAGAGATAGtagattgtgtttttgttttcgttttgtttaagTGATTTTAACTATTTGAAGCTGAGTCTACAAATGTcaccatttttatttgtttttttttttttatcttgtgTTTTTGCACGTTTGATTTCGTTCAATGATTTTGGGTTGACATTTTCAAGCAAAGAAAGATTTACTTTTATCATCTATTTTCTACTCTCTTAAACACTCGCTACACACTTCTGTCCcctttggtttttgtttatcattttatacATCTTATTACATCGTTAAttgagtttttcttttattttaccttcttttttctctcttttgtttcttttcatcCCTACTTCATATTTCCACATACGCTTAATGTTGTTCCATGATTTTCCataattttgcttttgtttaccTTTGTGCGCACtggttttgttaattttatcatcttttcgtttaattatttCTTCCAATGCTCTAAACTCACACTTTCTACAATACCAATACCTGCAAACCTTTGCATTTTATGtttcgaacacacacacaactcttCTCTTCACAACTTCTCGCAAAAATCTCGTGCCACAAACTTATCCTTTTTCTACTTGGcgatttgtgtgcgtgtgtgtgtgtttttatgtgtgtataATGTATGCGCCCATGTTTTCACTACCTTATCCGTACTGACCTTCAACGTTGGAATCAATCATCACCAAAAAACCGATGGgcacaaccaaacaaaccaaaacaaaataataataaaaaaaaactctggaAAACCTCGTACTACTGGACGGACGACAcaccaacaaccaccaccaccaccatcccccaTCCTGCCGAACACTTTTCCCGATGATGATCGTGATGTGTGGACCGTCGATCATCGCAACAGTAAAACTAGCTTTAGAGACCGAAAAAACCTGGCTGCAATGTGAATGCGAACGATGGGGTCTaagtatgttttttgttgtttttctactCCTTAAATGTGCTTTGTTGGCTAACATCTTAAGTAATTGAGCATATCTTTCGGTAACTGCAGTAAGACAAAACCTATGTCCTatgatttattaatattacTTACATCCGTACACCCTAAACATATTGGTAGTGTAGGAAGAGGTTGAATTTGAAAGTTCACACTCCTTTACAATGTTTCGTTTCTCCGTTTTCGTTtggtgctctctctctctctctctctttacgtACAAATGTGTCTATTGTTTGaagctgtgtgtttgtatacCCTTCACTAAcgatcgtttttttccttcccccgtGCCAACCTGTACTTTTACGGATCCTTGCTCATCGCTCCTGTGGCGGAAACATCGTGCGGCACCGTGCCTACCTGCTGGGATTGCTGCTTCAATCGGACAATCtgccacacaccacaccaactACAGTCGCCCAGGAAGAGTCGCACTCAACGCCGGCCCTGTTGACCACGGGCGGTCCGAACGTAGGTAACTCGGCTGTATCTCTCGGCATCATTCCAGAGCACTCATTGCTTGAATCATGCGCTCGGCTTTCTGTGTCGCTTGAAGGCCCGGGGATATTCAATGTGCAAAAGTCCAGCTGCTCCTCGTCGTCCCATTCGTCGTCGTCCAACACGCGGTCGGGATCGCAGCATCACATGACGCTGGACGAACTGCGGGCCGTTAATCGGTACGCGGAAAGTACCAAGAGCCTTTCGTACCTGCCGCAGGTGAGGGACGAACTTTTTATCAtgtagtgtgtgcgtgcgtgcgtgcgtgcgggcCCCGCCGTGGTCTCGAAGGATTGCCGGAACAGGGAccggaaatgtgtgtgtgtgcggtgtgtgcgcgcctatgtgtgtgtgttgtttagtGTAGCATATGCCAATTTCATTACTTTTAACGctctgttgtgttgtttgtaaTGCTCGAGGatgtgcaaaaaacaaaaacataaactgcTCTCACTGCTATGCTActagatacacacacacttacaagAATTTCAAATAGAAATTAAATGCAACTACACGAGCTAAATAATACAaagcacaacaccaccacacaaaacacaagcaGAAACACTACTACACCGCTTTGGTTTGATTTATAATATTATAACAACAACCCCGGTAGCAGGACGAATGATTTTCCTACTCAACTCTCAACTACTCAACACTTAATAGCATAAACAGCTCTAATAATCTCTAATCATTGCCCGATTGCTTATTCTGCTGCGCCTTCAtccacgcgcgcgcgccctctGATGGGTGTGATGGAAAGCGGGGGAAGTCCCCCAACTACATTTGCTACTAAAAGCGTATCATTCCTGCTGGGATCACACCTGCTTggcattatgttttttttttttgtaatttggTGAATCTTCATGTAAATAGCGGCATTATTAATAATACACACTAGCGGTAGAATTTGAATCTTATTTCAGTTTAGAGCAGTTAGAAGAGCGAGAGGGCATATTTGGCCCATTAGCATTAGAAAGAAGGTTTACTATGTTTGCTACACGAGAGTGTACTCGTGTGATGAGAGCATCATCATCTTACTCACATCTTTTGATATAGAATTGATCATTTGCGAGCGATCTAATCACAATCGAACCCGAACCTCGAACACAGCAGCACGTTATTCTCGAAATGTACACACAAGTATGCGTATATTGTAGCTTGAGTTTTGAGGGTAGCAGAAGGAGTACGTGTACTGATGAACCAGTAAATTATCAGTATCATTTGCCTAGGTATGGATAACCACATTGCGGAATTATTTAGTTGTATAAGGGCGAGCGCGCGGTACAGGCATGTATCACTGTAAGTTGCTGTAGCGGGCTAATCTAAAAACGCCGTAGTAATTGAACTCTCatttttatccctttttgACGTGCTGATGAATGCTAACTTTCCTGTAAATCGAACCATCGAGCTGCGAACGTGGTTGGATCTGTTGACGtgtgaagcgtttgtttttgcatcgGCAAGAATGGATAAAAATATTCTAGAATGGTGTGGAATGAATAATGGTGGGACGTGTGGTAGGAAGCGAAAGGAAGGAGGTACACGGTAAACTATCACCCCCAAAGCAAGTAATAAATGTaacgtaacacacacacaatgtaaCACCAAATCTGTATTCTGTAATACTAACAAAAccgcaaaccaaaaaaacaaaacaaccatactgcactttttgttttagtgtCGCGTCGTCGTCCTGGTGGCCTATTTGTATTGGTATTTGTAACACGTAATGACAACTTCATAAACGGTTTTGTTACGATCAGtgtattagtgatgggaagaatgaagttttcgtcggaaaCAATTCTGGATAGCTTCAAAAAAgtttggaatcgattctgcatagtaggtccggaatcagaatcggctccggaatcgactccaaaatcggctctggaattggaatcggcttcgaaatcagagtcagtttcggcatctccataagaataggcgttGGGGTccactgattctcattccggaacGAATACCAATTCTGGTGTCAAATCTGATGCCGTTTCCAGAGCAAATTCCGAATCCGTAGCCGATTTTTGAGCcaatttcggaatcgattccgtatTCCGAATCCTGTGTCGActtcggaatcagctccggaatcgactccggagtcaactccggaatcggctccggaattgactcAGTAGTCAACTCTGGAGTCAAGTCTGTAATaggaatcgaaatcggaatcgattccaggttctgaatcggctctggaattgattccgaacacggaatcgtgATCGGGTAGGTCGGATTCCGAGCTCCCCACCACTATACTGTATCGTTTTGAAAACTAAAGAAGTTCGATATGATATTTTGGCAATAACGATGCTCTTGTGAAGAGTGATTGATTGGACAAATattgaaacgaaaacaaacagaacgtTTATGTGAAATTTGAATAGAAAGATGTTATTTCCAGAATACTAGGGATATTGCTCACTTAATTTTGCCATCATTAAACAGTATGCTTTTCATTTTGGACAgtgtttcaaaaacaaaaccgaaaaaaagcggtgggtttgtgttttattcgAAGAACGTCGATCATTTGTGTCTTCTCATCTGGCAGTTCACAATTGTGTCCCATTCGCTATCGAAAGCAATTGTAAACATCTGTAATCCGTTGTTCTGCTCATTCAATTAATTATGCTATAAGTTTCATCTGTTCGTGATAACAAACGTAACCTTTTCTTGTCGCTCTTGTcgctgattttgttttttttcctttcttctggttttgttttcccttccctGGTTTTGTATAGTTTAACTAATCCGCCTACCCCCCATACTGACAGACACAGACACTGTCTagcaaacaattaaaaaacacCCGTTTTTTAGTGCCTTCGCAGTAGAGTAGAGCTCGGCATGTGGCTGGTTACAATATAGATCGTTTAGTACACACTCTGCACTCTACTGATCACGTAAGCGTACAGTTgagttgaatttaaaaaaaatgcaaccaaaTAACCACATTTTATAATGTGGTGTAGTGTACTCGTGAAGTAATAAGAATTAATATAATCTTTGTcccattttttcttctctctttctcgctctctctctctctctctcccttttcctGATCGTCTGCGTCCTCCTGGTCTGATCTCCCTCCGATCATCCCCACCGATACTGCGGGCTCTTTATGTGATGTGAACAAACGATTTCTAAACACTGATTTAATCTCTCACCCTACCACCCTGTACCCCTGTTGCGATTTCGATGCGCTCGATGCTATAGGTGCACGAGCGGCAGGCGGCAAGGATGCGAACCCGCTCGGAATGGTTCCTCGGGGCGCGGGGCAGCTCGCTGGAGCTGTGCCACGACGGACCCGGCTCGCTGATACATCCGCAGATCGTCACCTCGACGCCGATCCCGGGAGCGATCGGGCACGGCCACCATCATGCGCACGGAATAATCGGTACCTATGATAGTATAGAGCATTTGTACGATGTCGATGTTGTTAACCACCAAGACCAAGcgaaccaccaacaccactacCACGATAAACAgtcccaccatcatcaccatcaccatcaacacCATAATCAGCATCATCCTTCTCATCGTAACACGCACGAACATgctgctcatcatcatcaccatcatcaccagcacCACATCACAACGGCTGTGGACGTGCAAAAGTCAGCTGCTGCTCATTCGCCTCGCCTCCCTCGCATCGCTAGCAATAACGAGCACACCTCAACATCGCGTAACGCTACTAGTAACACCGGTCCAGTCTGCTTGCCAAATGAGCGTCACCATCCTTGCCCGTCCTCGCGGGCCGATTCTACGACCCTCTCCCCCGTGCAGGAGCAACTGCCGCCCCAGCGCAGGCAGCCGACGTGCGATCACAGATACCGAGACATCGAAAAGATTGAACCATACTCGGATGAGGATAACAACttcgacgacgaggacgacgacgacgatcttACGATCGTGCCGCATGACGAGCTGGATGGCGATGAGGGTGACTTTGCCATCTCCCAGAGTCACCACTTTGACATGCGTGCGGaaaatcgtcgtcgtcggcggcggcgCGCACTGTTGCGCCGGAACAACTCGTACGATCGGATCGTAGCGTCGTCTGCCGATGGGGCGGCCAAATCCGTCGGCGATCGGGCGGGCAGTTCCGGCCTGGCGGGACGTCGTCGGCCCGAGTCGGCTCCTGCCGCGGGGGAGCAAAAGAAGAATCGAcccacaccaacaccaaccaccCAGCAACCCTCCACCTCCTCTTCCCACCAGCATGCCATGACTAATCCTAATACCGCTGTTACTACCGCCTCTACTTCGCtcagtaacagcagcagcaactctGCTCCTCCCATCCCGACATCCTCCCGACGTTCGTTGACCGCAACTAGGCAGCACGACAACAGTAGTACGCTTCACGGTGGCCGCAaagcacaacaccaccaccaccaccaccacacgagCCGGCGTTCCAGTAACGTCAGCCACTCGATCTCGATCGGAAACGGAAGCACTACAACGCTTTCGCGCCAAAGCAATCTGTCGATGATCGTGTTTTCCGTGCTGGACTTTTTGTTCTAaacgctaccaccaccatcgaggtgtgtgtgtgttgctacATGGAGCGAGAGTGGACAGGAGAGGAAGCGAAGGCGCAACAATGACTTTTTCACACCACCACGCGTCCCCAGCAGTGTGTGGATGTGAATGGTTGATGGCGGCGAGTGTTTTGGGTTGCTttatttctgtgtgtttttatgctaATCGCACGTTACAGAAATCTGTATCTACCATTCCCCATGTGCGGtcgtgtgaatgtgtgtgtgtgtgtgtggtattgttttatttttttattgtagggaatgttttattaattttttaacaTAGTCACTTAAGACGAACGATAGTGCGCGCGTGCGTGATAGGGCAGGCAAAACAAAGGATAGTTTTTGGAGGTGATATTTGGTTTTAACCAAACGTATGATTTCACTACTCATTGTACAAGACAGCACAGGGCCAGCAAGCAATGCCTGCCGACAAAAgttcattatttattggttttaGTGTACGCAAAGTCATTAAAATTACGATTAAATTGATTTCTCTAAacacgatcatcatcaccacgaAAGTATATATGAGCACAACATGACAAATAGGCGAGAAAGTGAGACGAACGAAATAGGAGAGTATTTTTGGTTTGTTATAGAagcaccgttttttttgctatccttCTCAAAATGCTCTTCCTGTATTGGAtgcaatcattttttttcgctctctcaaAAAAGTGTGCTATGTCTGGGAGTTACCACTGTCTTTGAAAAGACCGAATCATGGAAAACACCCGTTTTAGCCGCCGTTTTTATAAGACTTTGTGATTACTACCGCACATTCCAAGGGCGCGTTAGGGCATCCCCACTAGGGCCGTTTGCTGCTTTCATTatcaactttttttattttgctcatTACGCACAGTGTTTCATTATGCTGCTTTGTATATAGTTTGAAGcacaaaataatgttttttaaaataattttgtatCATCAATTATTACTGACCTGGAGCAATGGTTCAGTTTTTACACATGACGTAGAAGATGGTAGGGAGGTAGGAGAGGAACAAACAGGATAAGCAGACAGAGACCGGCTCACGAAGACAGTAATACGCGGTGGACAATAAACGAAAGGAAGTTCCTacttttatttataatataattttgtttactgtgttttgttttttcgttctaTTTTGTGTACGTCGTTTGAGTGCGATCGATACTTGATTCTTCccctttgcttttgtttaaCGTTTTTAATATATACTTATCGCAAACACACGTCCCTCCCACCCTCCCCCGCAGCAATAATAGCGTCTAAATATCCTCAAACATAatgacaaacaaaccaaaatctAATACACCACGCGGTTGTTTCTATAAGTACCAAAACACTACTATCCAAACCTGCTTCCCCACATTAATACTCATGCGTGTGTAAATAGCAAATATGTCCTCCAATGTTTTCGGTTTTTACTAATGCTTTTCTCTCACAAAAGTCTCTGGAGCATTCGCTtcgaagcaaaagcaaaaagacCTATTCTACACAAAAATTAACCAAAAGGACCCAAACTTGCATTATGTTTGACGGACGTTttggacaaacaaaaaagggggccTCGCCACTTCCACCTTTTTTTGGGGTGGGGGTGGATCGGCCCCCCTCAAAAAGGAATGGCTATTAACGGGCgtgtgttttctctttctctttttttcctttctcttcttttcttaCTCTTAcaatggtttcgttttcttcgaattgatttgattgcatccacttcttcttcttcttctactcaTTCTTCTGACGTTGACTGTTTGGTCGATTATGTGTTGAACTTACATCAGTTTTAAGTAtcgcgatgctgctgctcgtcaTTATTGTGCTTCACATCGTCGCACCGTACTGTCTCGTGCGGATAATAATACAAGTACTAAGATAGTTCCGAATGGCGACCACTGTTctgtgatttgtttgtttgtttgggtgttttgtgttgtctctgtgtgtgtgtgatacgaTAATGTGTGCAATAATAGGAGTGGTTTGGGAAATTGGAAATactaaatcattattttttgtatattgGTGCCTTTATTTTTCGATTGATCATTGTTTGTAAGGGCacattttagtttttctttgttattgttgagttttgtttttatttctctttttgcCTAGAAATGGTTCTAATTGTTTTGTTCATATTCTCCGGTTCTTTATTTTATGTACTATGTTCagctttttcgttgttgtttttaattgaaacatgttttaaattaacttgTGTACTTTTTTGTGAACTGATAGTTTGTATTAGCCAATTAAGGAATGTTTtgctaattttgtttatttgattttttgatgagtgtttggattttttttttggtattttacaATCAATCATTTCATCATAATTCACTTGCGTGTTTTCTTCTCTCATTGTATAACATTATGTCATTACAAACATCTACTCATCGA
Coding sequences within:
- the LOC120899795 gene encoding uncharacterized protein LOC120899795 isoform X3; protein product: MSSWAQRMHRRAATFGSVVTSCGHPGTPYPHRLEKVKFGVPLEEVCKNDIPGPLLVLILKLNKEAPCRKDVFRAPGNQGAMKKLIHFLQQGRLVNVDNYSVYTIASVLKKFLRKIPGGVFGRDGEAELFQIVDLDDEAQQQEKIHRLLMSLPGHTQRLLVLLFGTFRVIASNSERADTGMTSEALGVSVAPSFFQSCVSDGKTARMKDVLRFKAEVHVATKIMKQMIEQFTACDLFGRVNYEYYARVTGRVLRVQDEWICSFRYPPPPRGKTAQQHYAFAQEESHSTPALLTTGGPNVGNSAVSLGIIPEHSLLESCARLSVSLEGPGIFNVQKSSCSSSSHSSSSNTRSGSQHHMTLDELRAVNRYAESTKSLSYLPQVHERQAARMRTRSEWFLGARGSSLELCHDGPGSLIHPQIVTSTPIPGAIGHGHHHAHGIIGTYDSIEHLYDVDVVNHQDQANHQHHYHDKQSHHHHHHHQHHNQHHPSHRNTHEHAAHHHHHHHQHHITTAVDVQKSAAAHSPRLPRIASNNEHTSTSRNATSNTGPVCLPNERHHPCPSSRADSTTLSPVQEQLPPQRRQPTCDHRYRDIEKIEPYSDEDNNFDDEDDDDDLTIVPHDELDGDEGDFAISQSHHFDMRAENRRRRRRRALLRRNNSYDRIVASSADGAAKSVGDRAGSSGLAGRRRPESAPAAGEQKKNRPTPTPTTQQPSTSSSHQHAMTNPNTAVTTASTSLSNSSSNSAPPIPTSSRRSLTATRQHDNSSTLHGGRKAQHHHHHHHTSRRSSNVSHSISIGNGSTTTLSRQSNLSMIVFSVLDFLF
- the LOC120899795 gene encoding uncharacterized protein LOC120899795 isoform X1 — translated: MSSWAQRMHRRAATFGSVVTSCGHPGTPYPHRLEKVKFGVPLEEVCKNDIPGPLLVLILKLNKEAPCRKDVFRAPGNQGAMKKLIHFLQQGRLVNVDNYSVYTIASVLKKFLRKIPGGVFGRDGEAELFQIVDLDDEAQQQEKIHRLLMSLPGHTQRLLVLLFGTFRVIASNSERADTGMTSEALGVSVAPSFFQSCVSDGKTARMKDVLRFKAEVHVATKIMKQMIEQFTACDLFGRVNYEYYARVTGRVLRVQDEWICSFRYPPPPRGKTAQQHYALKLALETEKTWLQCECERWGLIAQEESHSTPALLTTGGPNVGNSAVSLGIIPEHSLLESCARLSVSLEGPGIFNVQKSSCSSSSHSSSSNTRSGSQHHMTLDELRAVNRYAESTKSLSYLPQVHERQAARMRTRSEWFLGARGSSLELCHDGPGSLIHPQIVTSTPIPGAIGHGHHHAHGIIGTYDSIEHLYDVDVVNHQDQANHQHHYHDKQSHHHHHHHQHHNQHHPSHRNTHEHAAHHHHHHHQHHITTAVDVQKSAAAHSPRLPRIASNNEHTSTSRNATSNTGPVCLPNERHHPCPSSRADSTTLSPVQEQLPPQRRQPTCDHRYRDIEKIEPYSDEDNNFDDEDDDDDLTIVPHDELDGDEGDFAISQSHHFDMRAENRRRRRRRALLRRNNSYDRIVASSADGAAKSVGDRAGSSGLAGRRRPESAPAAGEQKKNRPTPTPTTQQPSTSSSHQHAMTNPNTAVTTASTSLSNSSSNSAPPIPTSSRRSLTATRQHDNSSTLHGGRKAQHHHHHHHTSRRSSNVSHSISIGNGSTTTLSRQSNLSMIVFSVLDFLF
- the LOC120899795 gene encoding uncharacterized protein LOC120899795 isoform X2, which gives rise to MSSWAQRMHRRAATFGSVVTSCGHPGTPYPHRLEKVKFGVPLEEVCKNDIPGPLLVLILKLNKEAPCRKDVFRAPGNQGAMKKLIHFLQQGRLVNVDNYSVYTIASVLKKFLRKIPGGVFGRDGEAELFQIVDLDDEAQQQEKIHRLLMSLPGHTQRLLVLLFGTFRVIASNSERADTGMTSEALGVSVAPSFFQSCVSDGKTARMKDVLRFKVATKIMKQMIEQFTACDLFGRVNYEYYARVTGRVLRVQDEWICSFRYPPPPRGKTAQQHYALKLALETEKTWLQCECERWGLIAQEESHSTPALLTTGGPNVGNSAVSLGIIPEHSLLESCARLSVSLEGPGIFNVQKSSCSSSSHSSSSNTRSGSQHHMTLDELRAVNRYAESTKSLSYLPQVHERQAARMRTRSEWFLGARGSSLELCHDGPGSLIHPQIVTSTPIPGAIGHGHHHAHGIIGTYDSIEHLYDVDVVNHQDQANHQHHYHDKQSHHHHHHHQHHNQHHPSHRNTHEHAAHHHHHHHQHHITTAVDVQKSAAAHSPRLPRIASNNEHTSTSRNATSNTGPVCLPNERHHPCPSSRADSTTLSPVQEQLPPQRRQPTCDHRYRDIEKIEPYSDEDNNFDDEDDDDDLTIVPHDELDGDEGDFAISQSHHFDMRAENRRRRRRRALLRRNNSYDRIVASSADGAAKSVGDRAGSSGLAGRRRPESAPAAGEQKKNRPTPTPTTQQPSTSSSHQHAMTNPNTAVTTASTSLSNSSSNSAPPIPTSSRRSLTATRQHDNSSTLHGGRKAQHHHHHHHTSRRSSNVSHSISIGNGSTTTLSRQSNLSMIVFSVLDFLF
- the LOC120899795 gene encoding uncharacterized protein LOC120899795 isoform X5 translates to MSSWAQRMHRRAATFGSVVTSCGHPGTPYPHRLEKVKFGVPLEEVCKNDIPGPLLVLILKLNKEAPCRKDVFRAPGNQGAMKKLIHFLQQGRLVNVDNYSVYTIASVLKKFLRKIPGGVFGRDGEAELFQIVDLDDEAQQQEKIHRLLMSLPGHTQRLLVLLFGTFRVIASNSERADTGMTSEALGVSVAPSFFQSCVSDGKTARMKDVLRFKAEVHVATKIMKQMIEQFTACDLFGRVNYEYYARVTGRVLRVQDEWICSFRYPPPPRGKTAQQHYALKLALETEKTWLQCECERWGLIAQEESHSTPALLTTGGPNVGNSAVSLGIIPEHSLLESCARLSVSLEGPGIFNVQKSSCSSSSHSSSSNTRSGSQHHMTLDELRAVNRYAESTKSLSYLPQVHERQAARMRTRSEWFLGARGSSLELCHDGPGSLIHPQIVTSTPIPGAIGHGHHHAHGIIVLSIAMLLLVIIVLHIVAPYCLVRIIIQWETSV